A single genomic interval of Littorina saxatilis isolate snail1 linkage group LG17, US_GU_Lsax_2.0, whole genome shotgun sequence harbors:
- the LOC138953050 gene encoding adenylosuccinate synthetase isozyme 1 B-like, translating to MARNVRTSIRKVTGLDSMNGGETVVPSKVPHTEERRPVTVVLGTQWGDEGKGKVVDMLATKADVCCRCQGGNNAGHSVHVDGAEYAFHLLPSGIVNPDCVAVIGNGVVVHLPQMFHELETNEKNGLCDMKDRLVISDRCHIVFDFHQQMDGLQESGRGQKSIGTTKKGIGPAYSSKATRNGLRICDLMGDFAHFSEKFRNLVDQYRTIFPDLEVDVAAELAKYKELRERVRPLVRETVSYLHKFLEAGDKMILVEGAQSTILDIDFGLYPYVTSSNCSIGGVCTGLGIPPHVIGDVVGVVKAYLTRVGAGGFPTELDDEMGKLLLDRGHEYGVTTGRPRRCGWLDLIMLSYSNMINGFTGLAVTKLDILDVFDEVKVGVAYHLDGEKVETFPASDDDLKRLEVEYLTLPGWKTNTEDVRKWEDLPKNAQRYIEVIRDKLKVPVRWIGVGKDRNSMIEIP from the coding sequence ATGGCGAGGAACGTGAGAACATCTATTAGGAAGGTTACAGGGTTGGACAGCATGAATGGTGGAGAAACAGTAGTTCCCAGCAAGGTTCCCCATACCGAGGAACGCAGACCTGTAACGGTTGTTTTAGGAACACAATGGGGCGACGAAGGCAAAGGGAAAGTCGTTGATATGCTGGCAACGAAAGCGGACGTTTGCTGCCGATGTCAGGGAGGGAACAATGCTGGCCACTCTGTGCACGTGGATGGTGCAGAGTATGCCTTCCACCTTCTGCCCAGCGGAATTGTCAATCCTGACTGCGTTGCCGTCATTGGGAATGGAGTAGTGGTGCATCTACCCCAGATGTTCCATGAGCTTGAGACGAATGAGAAGAATGGGCTTTGCGATATGAAGGACCGACTTGTCATCTCAGATAGGTGTCACATTGTGTTTGACTTTCATCAACAAATGGATGGTCTGCAGGAATCTGGACGTGGGCAGAAGTCGATTGGCACAACGAAGAAGGGGATCGGTCCAGCTTACTCGTCAAAGGCCACAAGAAACGGACTGAGGATATGTGACCTGATGGGAGACTTTGCCCATTTCTCTGAAAAATTTCGCAATCTTGTGGATCAGTACCGCACAATCTTTCCCGATCTGGAGGTGGACGTTGCGGCAGAACTGGCAAAGTATAAAGAGTTGAGAGAGAGGGTCCGGCCACTAGTGCGCGAGACAGTCAGCTACCTGCACAAATTCCTGGAGGCTGGGGACAAGATGATACTGGTGGAGGGAGCGCAGTCCACCATCCTGGATATTGACTTTGGTCTTTACCCGTACGTGACATCATCAAACTGCAGTATTGGAGGCGTGTGCACAGGGCTTGGTATTCCACCTCACGTCATTGGGGATGTGGTGGGTGTTGTCAAGGCCTACCTCACCCGCGTGGGAGCTGGTGGCTTCCCCACCGAACTCGACGATGAGATGGGAAAACTACTCCTGGACCGTGGCCACGAGTACGGTGTGACGACAGGCCGACCACGGCGCTGTGGCTGGCTGGATCTGATCATGCTGTCCTACTCCAACATGATCAACGGCTTTACTGGGCTGGCAGTTACCAAACTGGACATCCTGGATGTGTTTGATGAGGTGAAGGTGGGTGTCGCCTATCACCTGGATGGCGAAAAGGTGGAAACTTTCCCAGCCTCTGATGACGACTTGAAGAGGTTAGAGGTGGAATACCTGACCCTGCCAGGCTGGAAAACCAACACGGAGGATGTACGCAAGTGGGAAGATTTACCCAAAAACGCCCAGCGCTATATTGAAGTTATACGGGACAAGCTGAAAGTTCCAGTGAGATGGATTGGCGTTGGAAAGGACCGGAACTCCATGATTGAAATTCCTTGA
- the LOC138953047 gene encoding adenylosuccinate synthetase isozyme 1 B-like, which translates to MARNVRTSIRKVTGLDSMNGGETVVPSKVPRTEERRPVTVVLGTQWGDEGKGKVVDMLATKADVCCRCQGGNNAAHSVHVDGAEYAFHLLPSGIVNPDCVAVIGNGVVVHLPQMFHELETNEKNGLCDMKDRLVISDRCHIVFDFHQQVDGLRESGRGQKSIGTTKKGIGPAYSSKATRNGLRICDLMGDFAHFSEKFRNLVDQYRTIPDLEVGVAAELAKYKELRERVRPLVRETVSYLHKFLEAGDKMILVEGAQSTILDIDFGLYPYVTSSNCSIGGVCTGLGIPPHVIGDVVGVVKAYLTRVGAGGFPTELDDEMGKLLLDRGHEYGVTTGRPRRCGWLDLIMLSYSNMINGFTGLAVTKLDILDVFDEVKVGVAYHLDGEKVETFPASDDDLKRLEVEYLTLPGWKTNTEDVRKWEDLPKNAQRYIEVIRDKLRVPVRWIGVGKDRNSMIEIP; encoded by the exons ATGGCGAGGAACGTGAGAACATCTATTAGGAAGGTTACAGGGTTGGACAGCATGAATGGTGGAGAAACAGTAGTTCCCAGCAAGGTTCCCCGTACCGAGGAACGCAGACCTGTAACGGTTGTTTTAGGAACACAATGGGGCGACGAAGGCAAAGGGAAAGTCGTTGATATGCTGGCAACGAAAGCGGACGTTTGCTGCCGATGTCAGGGAGGGAACAATGCTGCCCACTCTGTGCACGTGGATGGCGCAGAGTATGCCTTCCACCTTCTGCCCAGCGGAATTGTCAATCCTGACTGCGTTGCCGTCATTGGGAATGGAGTAGTGGTGCATCTACCCCAGATGTTCCATGAGCTTGAGACGAATGAGAAGAATGGGCTTTGCGATATGAAGGACCGACTTGTCATCTCAGATAGGTGTCACATTGTGTTTGACTTTCATCAACAAGTGGATGGTCTGCGGGAATCTGGACGTGGGCAGAAGTCGATTGGCACAACGAAGAAGGGGATCGGTCCAGCTTACTCGTCAAAGGCCACAAGAAACGGACTGAGGATATGTGACCTGATGGGAGACTTTGCCCATTTCTCTGAAAAATTTCGCAATCTTGTGGATCAGTACCGCACAATTCCCGATCTGGAGGTGGGCGTTGCGGCAGAACTGGCAAAGTATAAAGAGTTGAGAGAGAGGGTCCGGCCACTAGTGCGCGAGACGGTCAGCTACCTGCATAAATTCCTGGAGGCTGGGGACAAGATGATACTGGTGGAGGGAGCCCAGTCCACCATCCTGGATATTGACTTTGGTCTTTACCCGTACGTGACATCATCAAACTGCAGTATTGGAGGCGTGTGCACAGGGCTTGGTATTCCACCTCACGTCATTGGGGATGTGGTTGGTGTTGTCAAGGCCTACCTCACCCGCGTGGGAGCTGGTGGCTTCCCCACCGAACTCGACGATGAGATGGGAAAACTACTCCTGGACCGTGGCCACGAGTACGGTGTGACGACAGGCCGACCACGGCGCTGTGGCTGGCTGGATCTGATCATGCTGTCCTACTCCAAC ATGATCAACGGCTTTACTGGGCTGGCAGTTACCAAACTGGACATCCTGGATGTGTTTGATGAGGTAAAGGTGGGTGTCGCCTATCACCTGGATGGCGAAAAGGTGGAAACTTTCCCAGCCTCTGATGACGACTTGAAGAGGTTAGAGGTGGAATACCTGACCCTGCCAGGCTGGAAAACCAACACGGAGGATGTACGCAAGTGGGAAGATTTACCCAAAAACGCCCAGCGCTATATTGAAGTTATACGGGACAAGCTGAGAGTTCCAGTGAGATGGATTGGCGTTGGAAAGGACCGGAACTCCATGATTGAAATTCCTTGA